CAAGAAGCGTTTCGGCGAAGACGTGCAAACGTACTCGCCGTACGCGTACGACGGCGCGATGGCGATGCTGAACGCGATGAAGAAGGCTGACTCGACCGATCCGGCGAAGTACCTGCCGGTGCTCGCGAAGTCCGACATGGCCGGCGTGACGTCGACGCACGTCGCGTATGACGCGAAGGGCGACCTGAAGAACGGCGGCATCACGATGTACAAGGTCGAGAAGGGCGAGTGGAAGCCGCTGAAGAGCATCGGCGGCAAGTAAGCAGCCTGATGTGAGGTGACGCGCGGGCGGTGGCGCAGGTCGCTGCCCGGCCGATCATGAAAAAGCCACCGGGCCGTCGAGGCCCGGTGGCTTTTTTATTGCCGAGGGCCGGCGCTAGTCCCGGCGCACGCGCAGCAGGAATTTCTGCAGCTTGCCGGTCGGCGTGCGCGGCAGCGCCTGCGCGAACGTGAACTCGCGCGGAACCTTGTATGCGGCCAGCCGCTCGCTGCAGAACGCGCGCAGCTCGTCCGCGTCGGGCGCCGCGTTCGCGCGCAGCACGACGTGCGCGACGACCGTCTCGCCCCAGTCGGGATGCGGGACGCCGACGACGGCGGCCTCGGCGATGTCGGGGTGCGCGCCGAGCACGTCTTCGACTTCCTTCGAATAGACGTTCTCGCCACCCGTGACGATCATGTCCTTCAGCCGGTCGACGATGAACAGGTAGCCATCCTGATCGATCCGCGCGATGTCGCCGGTGCGATACCAGCCGTCCGGCGTGAACGCCGCGCGCGTCGCGGCCGCGTCGTCGAGGTAGCCGAGCATCATGCAGTCGGCCTTCAGCCAGATCTCACCGGTCTCGCCCGGCTGCGCGTCGATGCCGTCCATTCGCACGACACGCAGGTCGACGCCCGGGCCGCCCTGGCGGCCGATCGAACCGGCCTTCGCGATCTGCTCGTCCGGATACAGCGTCGTGCCGGCCGGGCCCGTTTCGGTCATCCCGTACACCTGGAAGAACGCGTGGCTGCGATACGCCTGGGCGAGCCGTTCGGCCTGCGCGGCGCCGATCGGGCCGCCGCCATACAGCCACGCGCGCACGCTCGACAGGTCGAACGCGCCGAAGCCGTCGATCGTGTCGAGCGGCAGCGTGTACGACACCGGCGCGCCGAAATACATCGTCACGCGCTCGCGCTCGACGGTTTGAAGGAAGCGCAGCGGATGGTATTCGCGCAGCAGCACGACGGTGCCGCCGGCGAACAGCGTGCCGCCGAACCAGTTGTTCAGCGGCGACGAATGCCAGATCGGCATCGCCATCAGCGTGCGCTCGTTGCGGCCGATGCCGGTCGCGAGCGCCGCCTGAATCGCCGCGAGCGTCACGGTGCGATGACTGTGCACGCAGCCTTTCGGGCGGCCGGTCGTGCCGGACGTATAGAGGATCTGCGCGATGTCGCCGTCGGCCGGTTCGATGCCCGCGAGGCCGTCCCGTGTCGCGCACATCGTGTCGAAGTTCGCCACGCCGTCCAGCTCGCCCTCGGTCACGAGCCGCCGCGCCGGATGCACGAGGCGCTCGACCACCGGCGCGAGCGTCACGTCGAACAGCAACGCCTTGCAACGGCTGTGCTCGAGCACGTAGTCGACTTCCGGCGCCTGCAGCTTGTGGTTGATCGGCACGAACGCCGCGCCGAGCCGCCATGCGCCGAACATCAGGTCGACGAACGCCGGCGTGTTGAAGCACATCGCGGCGACGCGGTCGCCGGCCGCGACGCCGAGTGCGCTCAGCACGGCCGCCGCGCGGTGCGAGCGCTCACGTGCGGCGGCATAGGTGATCGTCGCGGATTCGCTGACGAGGAACGGCTTGTCGGGCGTCGCACGGGCGGCGCGGTCGAGTGCGGCGACGAGGTTCATCGGGGCTCCGGGCGGGTGAACGAAGGCGAACGAAGGTGAGCGAGCCGGCGTCAGGCCGGATACGCGCGCTGCAGCAGCGCGGCGACGTCGATCGCGCGCGGATCGAAGCCGCCCGCGATGCGGCCCCAGTCGGGCGCGGCGAGCCGTGTCGCGACGAATGCGTCGGCGACGGCGGCCGGCGCATCGCGGCGCAGCAGGCACGCCTGCGCGACGAGCGCGAGCCGCTGCGCGAACACGCGGGCCGACGCTTCGAGCGTGTCGGCCGGCGTGGCGAGCATCGCGCGCAATGCGTCGAGCGCGGCGCGGATGCGCGGTTCGTCCGCGCCGAGGCCGGCGAGTTCGTCGAACAGCGCGGCGGCCGCGTCGGGCTCGCGCGATACCGCGCGCAGCACGTCGAGGCACATCACGTTGCCGGAGCCTTCCCAGATCGAGTTGACGGGCGCCTCGCGGAACAGCCGCGCGATCGGGCCGTCGTCGACATAGCCGTTGCCGCCGAAAACTTCCATCACTTCGCCGGTCAGCTCGACCGCGCGCTTGCAGACCCAGAATTTCGCGGCGGGCGTGACGATCCGCTTCCACGCGCGTTCGAGCGGCGAGTCGTCGCGTTCGAACGCGTCGGCGAGACGCATCGCGAGCGACAGCGCGGCCTCGCTTTCGAGCGCGAGATCGGCGAGCACGGTGCGCATCAGCGGCTGTTCGGCGAGCGCGCGGCCGAACGCGTGGCGCTGGCGCGTGTACGCGATCGCCTGCACGACGCCCTGGCGCAGCATCGCCGCGCTGCCGAGCACGCAGTTCAGCCGCGTGTAGGTGGCCATCTCGATGATGGTCGGGATGCCGCGGCCTTCGTCGCCGAGCATGATGCCCCACGCATCGTTCAGCTCGATTTCGCTGCTGGAGTTGCTGCGGTTGCCGACCTTGTTCTTCAGCCGCTGGATCTCGACCGCGTTCTTCGTGCCGTCCGGCCGCCAGCGCGGCACGTAGAAGCACGACGGGCTGCCGGCCTTGGTGCGCGCGACGACGAGGTGCGCGTCGCACATCGGCGCGGAGAAGAACCACTTGTGGCCGCGCAGCCGGTATTCGCCGCCGCGCCCGCCCGCGCCGACCGGCGTGGCGAGCGTCGTGTTCGCGCGCACGTCGGAGCCGCCCTGTTTCTCGGTCATGCCCATGCCGAACCAGATCGCGCGCTTGTCGGCGACCGGCACGTCGCGCGGATCGTAAGCGTCGCTATAGAGCTTGTCGCGCAGCAGCTCCCACAGCGCGGGTTCCTTCTGCAGCACGGGGATCGCGGCCTGCGTCATCGTCGCGGGGCACAGCGTGCCGGCCTCGATCTGCCCATGCAGGTAGAAGCCGGCGGCGGTCGCGGCCCAGCGGCCGCGGCGCGACTCGCGGAACGCGAGCGACACGAAGCCTTCGTGGCGGTACTGCCCGAGCAGCGCGTGCCATGCCGGGTGGAAGTCGACGCGGTCGATGCGCCGGCCGCGCCGGTCGAACGTGTTCAGTTCCGGCGTGTGGCGGTTCGCTTCGTCGGCGAGCCGCGCGGTGTCGGCGCTGCCGAGCCGTGCGCCGTACGCGTCGAGCCGCGGCACGGCCCAGTCGGCGCCTGCCCGGGCGAGCGCGTCGCGCAGCGCGATATCCGTCGCGAAGAGGTTATAGTCGACGAGTTCGTCGAACTGGTTCGTGACGGCGTGAGTCGATTCGGTCATCGGGCGTGTCTCCGGTCTCATGCTTCGCGGGCAGTCGGCGTCGTGCCGCCCGGAGGGCACTTCGGCGCGGGTTCCGGCTCCCGGTAAACGTATTCCCTGCTGATTTCAGAGTAGCAAATATGCCGCCGCGACATGTTCAGGTTCCGGCGCCGGCCGGCCAGCCGGCGGCGCAACCCGCGCCCGCCTTGCGCCGCCGGCCGCGCCAGTCGCGCGCGCAGGCGAGCTCCGACGCGTTGCAGCAGGCGTTCGTTCAGCTTTTGCTCGAACGCGGCTATGCGAAGGCGACGATCCGCGAGATCGCGGCCGTCGCGGGCGTCAGCATCGGCACCTTCTACGAGTATTTCGGCGACAAGCAGAGCCTCGCGGCACTTTGCATCCACCGCCGCGTGCTGGCGCTGGCCGACCGGTTGCGCGACGCGGTCGAGCGCTTGCGCGGCGTGCCGCGGGCCGAACTCGCGGCCGCGCTCGTCGACCTGCAGGTCGACGCGATCGCCGCCGACGCGGCGCTGTGGGGCGCGCTGTTCGTGCTGGAGCGGCAGGTGTCGCCGCTCACCGCGTACCGCCGGCATTACGACGCGTATGTCGCGCTGTGGCGCGACGCGCTGGCCCATGCGGCCGATCCGCCGCCGGCCGCGCGGCTCGACGGGCTCGCCCGGATGGCCCATGCGATCTGCTACGGCGGCCTGTCGCAGGCCTTGCTGACGCTCGGGCCCGCGCTCGATTTCGCCGTGCAACGCCGCGAACTGCGGGCCGTGCTGCTCGCGTACCTGGCGGATGCGGACGCGTAGCGCCGCCTAGGGGAAATGCCTGATGCGCATGTCGGGCCGGTCGGTCAGCCTCGCCGTCCCGTGCTTCTCCCAGCGAGCCATGAGAAAAACGCATGGCCGCCATGACGAACTTTCGATTGTCCGCCGATATTGACTCGGGCTAAATCATGCGGCAGATGCTGGGCCGCGCACGTCGCGCGGGCCTGCCCGAAGGACATCAGAAGGAGAAGTCATGCGAAGCGCCACCGCGCCCCGTTCGAAATTGCCCGACGTCGGAACGACGATCTTCACGGTGATTGGCCAGCTGGCCGCTCAGCACGATGCGTTGAACCTGTCGCAAGGCGCGCCGAATTTCGCGCCCGATCCGGCGCTCGTCGAAGGCGTCGCGCGCGCGATGCGCGACGGCCACAACCAGTACGCGCCGATGGCCGGCGTGATGGCGCTGCGCGAACGGCTCGCCGAGAAGACGGAAGCGCTGTACGGCACACGCTACGACCCGGCCACCGAGATCACAGTGATCGCGAGCGCGAGCGAAGGGCTGTACGCGGCGATCAGCGCGCTCGTGCATCCGGGCGACGAGGTGATCTACTTCGAGCCGTCGTTCGACAGCTATGCGCCGATCGTGCGGCTGCAGGGCGCGACGCCGGTGGCGATCAAGCTGTCGCCCGAGCATTTCCGCGTGAACTGGGATGAAGTGGCCGCGGCGATCACGTCGCGCACGCGGATGATCATCGTCAACACGCCGCACAACCCGACCGCGACCGTGTTCTCGGCCGACGATCTCGAGCGGCTCGCGCAGCTCACGCGCGACACGGGCATCGTTGTGCTGTCCGACGAAGTCTACGAGCACGTCGTGTTCGACGGCGCGCAGCACCAGAGCGTCGCGCGCCACCGCGAGCTGGCCGAGCGCAGCGTGATCGTGTCGTCGTTCGGCAAGTCGTTCCACGTGACGGGCTGGCGGGTCGGCCATTGCCTCGCGCCGGCCGAACTGATGGACGAGATCCGCAAGGTGCACCAGT
The DNA window shown above is from Burkholderia cepacia and carries:
- a CDS encoding class I adenylate-forming enzyme family protein, producing the protein MNLVAALDRAARATPDKPFLVSESATITYAAARERSHRAAAVLSALGVAAGDRVAAMCFNTPAFVDLMFGAWRLGAAFVPINHKLQAPEVDYVLEHSRCKALLFDVTLAPVVERLVHPARRLVTEGELDGVANFDTMCATRDGLAGIEPADGDIAQILYTSGTTGRPKGCVHSHRTVTLAAIQAALATGIGRNERTLMAMPIWHSSPLNNWFGGTLFAGGTVVLLREYHPLRFLQTVERERVTMYFGAPVSYTLPLDTIDGFGAFDLSSVRAWLYGGGPIGAAQAERLAQAYRSHAFFQVYGMTETGPAGTTLYPDEQIAKAGSIGRQGGPGVDLRVVRMDGIDAQPGETGEIWLKADCMMLGYLDDAAATRAAFTPDGWYRTGDIARIDQDGYLFIVDRLKDMIVTGGENVYSKEVEDVLGAHPDIAEAAVVGVPHPDWGETVVAHVVLRANAAPDADELRAFCSERLAAYKVPREFTFAQALPRTPTGKLQKFLLRVRRD
- a CDS encoding acyl-CoA dehydrogenase family protein, with product MTESTHAVTNQFDELVDYNLFATDIALRDALARAGADWAVPRLDAYGARLGSADTARLADEANRHTPELNTFDRRGRRIDRVDFHPAWHALLGQYRHEGFVSLAFRESRRGRWAATAAGFYLHGQIEAGTLCPATMTQAAIPVLQKEPALWELLRDKLYSDAYDPRDVPVADKRAIWFGMGMTEKQGGSDVRANTTLATPVGAGGRGGEYRLRGHKWFFSAPMCDAHLVVARTKAGSPSCFYVPRWRPDGTKNAVEIQRLKNKVGNRSNSSSEIELNDAWGIMLGDEGRGIPTIIEMATYTRLNCVLGSAAMLRQGVVQAIAYTRQRHAFGRALAEQPLMRTVLADLALESEAALSLAMRLADAFERDDSPLERAWKRIVTPAAKFWVCKRAVELTGEVMEVFGGNGYVDDGPIARLFREAPVNSIWEGSGNVMCLDVLRAVSREPDAAAALFDELAGLGADEPRIRAALDALRAMLATPADTLEASARVFAQRLALVAQACLLRRDAPAAVADAFVATRLAAPDWGRIAGGFDPRAIDVAALLQRAYPA
- a CDS encoding TetR/AcrR family transcriptional regulator; this encodes MPPRHVQVPAPAGQPAAQPAPALRRRPRQSRAQASSDALQQAFVQLLLERGYAKATIREIAAVAGVSIGTFYEYFGDKQSLAALCIHRRVLALADRLRDAVERLRGVPRAELAAALVDLQVDAIAADAALWGALFVLERQVSPLTAYRRHYDAYVALWRDALAHAADPPPAARLDGLARMAHAICYGGLSQALLTLGPALDFAVQRRELRAVLLAYLADADA
- a CDS encoding pyridoxal phosphate-dependent aminotransferase — translated: MRSATAPRSKLPDVGTTIFTVIGQLAAQHDALNLSQGAPNFAPDPALVEGVARAMRDGHNQYAPMAGVMALRERLAEKTEALYGTRYDPATEITVIASASEGLYAAISALVHPGDEVIYFEPSFDSYAPIVRLQGATPVAIKLSPEHFRVNWDEVAAAITSRTRMIIVNTPHNPTATVFSADDLERLAQLTRDTGIVVLSDEVYEHVVFDGAQHQSVARHRELAERSVIVSSFGKSFHVTGWRVGHCLAPAELMDEIRKVHQFMVFSADTPMQIAFAEILARPESYLGLSAFYQAKRDLLARELADSRFELLPSEGSFFMLARFRHFSDESDSDFVLRLIRDARVATIPLSAFYTDGTDAGVIRLSFSKDDATLVEGARRLRSL